A genomic stretch from Scatophagus argus isolate fScaArg1 chromosome 19, fScaArg1.pri, whole genome shotgun sequence includes:
- the LOC124050234 gene encoding beta/gamma crystallin domain-containing protein 1-like isoform X1, whose protein sequence is MSESPEEQPSTGVLGRIGSWFSPWRGKGPKNPSENASPSSDQAVKSEGQEERDESVKPQAREQQWEEEEEQNSNPSLPGLYRDIFPNVGEDATQSAHRDGSVVCSPETAEGGPRGEEFVGIRKQRIGQGKGREESSNGTSVSGSPERNASHLTHLCSSSEQGVVWDSAHTQSQAQSQAHAQTGRRLHVYLEETSVIQGGQDTRAGQKVVRTKFSKSLHVLRRAKSSPTLDAPESSTSTENKRTNVETKSQYSALGEVSLKLNKDSQFELKLNKEQTEADNMGRKNATKRKSKKNSQGDGGKGPPNAEPVPEGFPTSDNALDSPQGESPKTHMGESSANSSSKHNPTSQASPGVGESKTSCADTVKQLDTLQDSNLAIAANLECVVDGTADMEDDDSLYKVERKTETPESKRRSIKVSQSEVKVFAKNVPLNSKQTPARNLKTKDETKDKSRTETDARVHGWKKTDEECKPVTGRIADKISLFERPAGAFNKQTSQTSRSADVSPVRKATEKLKADSVLLDQRSRSAERYDRTKSSSASPAREMQMTIKERARKFTDALKTDDKTAVPSKPAMTGMSKKSASSVAAASSKSQEQDSQGKPDAKDQIQAKAVSEIALKPDLQDMAALEGAIFIPKEQPTDSKSKDTVASKTANQGAKPNSVEANVRAKGSEDSSEMTGNISQQSKGPGRTGSRSKRRKSREATSPLSPNSENKPDHKPLVTAITQEQVDDTKEPASASIQLTEKVTLPSDEAKGNTPDEQPLPDAKQRAFKKELEVLDKQSTQLDSSLKKENIDKPGGVHESELSVNKDEVDTAACSSGTKTPIDKDPVSLPQKEEKAMGHSLSFTQEREKASKDSRETPAPSSSPSSSVVEQPVEKQEPPVTIPKLDIELAMQSEPKSKEKVREPSKIDTGQTQQPHHEDTQQLNEAEREDEKTRQADKKEKETAHQLLCSDKSTTKVKGSDSGQDISATEGSVVRDDERKNAERKEKTPPVKDERKTETSQREPVSESSEKTSLELPAQTQQVRQMTIKHPQNAAVGAVTQTNEEAVSGTKKDKESSKGEMASKMPAELPKVSTESLGTKTESVVIAAEPQPDFVLVEKVENTPDDSCARGANDAEFSSAKPIAKAAAAVEELTVKATNDNPLLISAQTDGMVEKHSSGKESTPMPVSKSLGNEGAGLNDENCQTVKSVPSEVRISGDIMKITPGHPQGEASRNIKSKSDISSLKGAEKMEPHPADSTASTSTANVVEKTAEKTTHSAVKELSSVANGNIPPHPQLHTVKNNVVESKPSQTPKTSTSPEANKLIPEPSQRSSPKKLHFPRGLSKDDSATWQDTPSSWLDVDVPKQKLKSPMPKLSSSISESNLLDTSGELDDDDFIEKIKNLCAPFSLPPRKHNPLRPPQPPFVMPAIKEDRFEKTFDPEEFKFGLSRKNKFTIDTIPSTLAKLQNMETKLSIKPARASLADRSILLSSLDTNSRLKEKTSVKNEEDVKEEKDDQIKVKSRLEGSCVFSSLNSSFRGKRNGVQKQEEGTNSGGVSPSEAPLQSPPPVSQPPTPSPTALSPAPLKDTLAKQSPAPSNREEDQAVNAVVSDSGPPLPSFNDIKLPDYLEKYLPREPAKPVQSIQGQEKVTPEVVGKISTPAQRSEADSAVKPSPVLPDAVPPSFPQIPPITHPTLPELKQPLAQPEGILNKKKRAVRGFHKRPGKMVLFEKTQFSGQAYEIYRDVADASSLQLSPVISVKVIRGCWVLYEKPDFQGRPVALEEGGTELTNMWAEPGLETEPMLIGSIRLAVWDYSIPHIDLFTEPEGLGRVTPYRDDTIETGSFGIPLSTASIQVHSGVWLVYSDPGFEGMLAVLEAGVYPFPETWGFPSPFVGSLRPLKIGGFKVENPSEVKAVVYEKPGFEGSCVEIDNEVFSFCESEGGMAADGGNFNPKKLKTVGSLKIIGGLWVGYSEPGFEGQQHILEEGEYLDPSDWGSSEQLLSLRPILSDFLSPHLKMFSDRDFSERGVNIDLTVPVINMEDTGYGMKTHSIDVIDGVWVVFDEPGFCGEPYILERGMYGSPEDWGALQPRVASVMPVVLDDFENTAKFKVQLFSEPGFQGPVLVLEESVSSLEDGFTVASCKVLAGSWLAFEGQDFAGRMYVLEVGNYSDLRAMGCVHAGSSILSLQTVGFEFSLPSITLFERCGLRGKRVIVTDATVNLQLAGACSRVQSVLVEGGIWVLYEGINYRGSQILLKPGEVSDWRKLSSWQKIGSLRPLMQKQVHFRLRNRQTRLMMSVTGDLEDVKLMRVQETEETGGYEQIWFYYNGHLHCKLLEECCLSPSGSVTLAGSRVGLTPERDDHLWSITPEGFICYTPTSNLVLEIKGGHHYDKNQVILNTLDPKKLQQRWDVEII, encoded by the exons ATG tCTGAGAGCCCTGAGGAGCAGCCAAGTACTGGGGTCTTGGGCCGCATTGGGAGCTGGTTCTCTCCGTGGAGGGGAAAGGGCCCGAAGAATCCAAGTGAAAATGCCTCACCAAGTAGCGACCAGGCTGTTAAGTCAGAGGGACAAGAGGAGAGAGACGAGTCAGTGAAACCCCAGGCAAGGGAACaacagtgggaggaggaggaggagcagaactCCAATCCCAGTCTGCCGGGTCTCTACAGAGACATTTTCCCCAATGTAGGGGAGGACGCCACACAGTCTGCCCACAGAGACGGCTCCGTTGTGTGCAGCCCTGAGACAGCAGAAGGAGGTCCTAGAGGGGAGGAGTTTGTGGGGATCAGGAAGCAGAGAATAGGGCAGGgcaaagggagggaggagagcagcaaTGGTACTTCAGTGAGCGGGAGTCCTGAAAGGAATGCTAGTCATCTGACACATCTCTGTTCCTCTTCTGAGCAGGGAGTGGTATGGGACTCTGCCCACACTCAGTCACAGGCCCAGAGTCAAGCACATGCCCAGACAGGCCGGAGACTCCATGTGTACCTGGAGGAGACCAGCGTAATTCAAGGTGGCCAAGACACCCGTGCTGGACAGAAAGTTGTCCGAACCAAATTTTCAAAAAGTCTACACGTCCTCCGCAGGGCAAAGTCATCGCCAACTCTTGATGCACCAGAGAGCTCAACaagcacagagaacaaaaggacAAATGTGGAGACAAAGAGTCAGTACAGTGCTCTAGGAGAAGTGTCACTGAAATTAAACAAGGACTCACAGTTTGAGCTCAAACTCAATAAAGAACAAACAGAGGCAGACAACATGGGGCGTAAAAACGCAACTAAAAGGAAATCCAAGAAGAACTCtcagggagatggagggaaagggCCTCCCAATGCTGAACCTGTCCCAGAGGGATTCCCTACATCAGATAACGCATTGGACAGCCCTCAGGGTGAAAGTCCAAAGACTCACATGGGAGAGTCATCTGCAAACTCCTCCTCCAAGCACAACCCCACCTCTCAGGCCTCACCTGGAGTAGGGGAGAGTAAGACTTCCTGCGCTGACACAGTCAAGCAGCTGGATACCTTGCAGGACTCAAACTTGGCCATTGCAGCTAATCTGGAATGTGTGGTTGATGGAACCGCAGACATGGAGGATGATGACAGTCTTTACAAAGtggaaaggaagacagagacacCAGAGTCCAAACGCAGGAGTATTAAAGTTTCTCAAAGTGAGGTGAAGGTTTTTGCAAAAAATGTGCctttaaattcaaaacaaactcCAGCAAGGAATTTAAAAACTAAAGATGAAACAAAGGACAAGTCCAGAACAGAGACTGATGCAAG AGTACATGGCTggaagaaaacagatgaagaatGTAAACCAGTTACTGGCCGGATTGCAGATAAAATCAGCCTTTTCGAGCGCCCTGCAGGCGCGTTCAATAAGCAGACCTCCCAGACCTCGAGGAGCGCAGATGTCTCTCCAGTCAGGAAAGCCACAGAAAAGCTGAAAGCAGATTCTGTATTGCTAGACCAGAGGTCAAGATCAGCTGAACGTTATGACAGGACCAAGTCCAGCTCTGCGTCGCCTGCCAGGGAGATGCAGATGACGATTAAGGAGCGAGCGAGGAAATTCACAGACGCATTGAAAACAGATGACAAGACAGCAGTGCCTTCAAAGCCAGCCATGACAGGAATGTCAAAAAAATCTGCCTCGTCTGTGGCAGCTGCTTCGTCAAAGTCACAAGAACAAGACAGTCAGGGTAAACCAGATGCTAAAGACCAGATACAAGCAAAGGCAGTGTCAGAGATAGCATTAAAACCAGATTTACAAGATATGGCTGCTTTAGAGGGGGCGATTTTCATTCCTAAAGAACAACCAACAGACTCCAAATCCAAGGACACAGTGGcctcaaaaacagcaaatcaggGTGCAAAACCTAACAGTGTTGAAGCAAATGTTCGAGCTAAGGGGTCAGAGGATTCTTCAGAAATGACCGGTAACATTAGCCAACAGTCAAAAGGCCCTGGCAGAACAGGCTCCCGCtcgaaaagaagaaaaagtaggGAAGCAACCAGTCCCCTCAGCCCCAATAGCGAAAACAAACCAGATCATAAACCACTGGTCACTGCTATAACACAAGAACAGGTGGATGATACAAAGGAGCCTGCTTCTGCCTCCATACAACTGACAGAGAAAGTAACATTACCATCTGATGAAGCCAAAGGAAATACACCAGACGAGCAGCCTTTGCCTGATGCCAAACAGAGAGCATTTAAGAAGGAACTGGAGGTGTTAGACAAACAGTCTACACAGTTAGATTCTTCACTTAAAAAGGAGAATATTGACAAGCCAGGCGGCGTACATGAGTCTGAACTGTCTGTCAACAAGGATGAAGTCGATACTGCTGCTTGTAGCAGTGGAACAAAGACACCTATTGACAAGGATCCTGTTAGTTTACcccaaaaggaagaaaaggcaATGGGACACAGCCTCTCATTCACACAGGAGAGGGAAAAGGCCTCCAAGGACAGCAGAGAAACTCcagccccctcctcctccccctcctcatctGTGGTTGAACAACCAGTTGAGAAGCAGGAACCACCTGTTACAATTCCCAAATTAGATATAGAATTGGCAATGCAGTCTGAACccaaaagtaaagaaaaagtaaGGGAACCTAGTAAAATTGACACAGGGCAAACACAGCAACCCCACCATGAGGACACACAACAACTAAATGAGGCTGAGCGTGAAGATGAAAAAACACGTCAGGctgacaaaaaagagaaagagacagcacACCAGCTCCTGTGTTCAGATAAAAGTACAACAAAGGTCAAGGGTTCAGACAGTGGACAAGACATTTCAGCGACAGAAGGGAGTGTTGTCAGggatgatgaaagaaaaaatgctgaaagaaaagaaaagacaccgCCGgttaaagatgaaagaaaaacagaaaccagcCAACGAGAACCAGTCTCTGAGTCCTCAGAAAAGACATCATTGGAGCTCCCTGCTCAAACACAACAGGTCAGACAGATGACAATTAAACATCCACaaaatgctgctgttggtgctgtCACCCAGACTAATGAGGAGGCTGTGAGTGGGACCAAGAAGGACAAAGAGTCTTCGAAGGGAGAGATGGCAAGCAAAATGCCTGCCGAGTTGCCAAAAGTATCTACAGAAAGCCTTGGAACAAAAACAGAGTCAGTGGTGATTGCAGCGGAACCACAGCCTGATTTTGTACTCGtggaaaaagtggaaaatacaCCAGATGACTCATGTGCACGTGGAGCTAATGATGCTGAGTTCTCTAGTGCAAAACCTATTGCCAAAGCAGCCGCAGCAGTTGAGGAACTGACTGTAAAAGCCACTAATGACAATCCACTGCTGATAAGTGCACAGACTGACGGCATGGTAGAGAAACACTCTTCTGGTAAAGAGTCTACTCCGATGCCTGTGTCTAAATCTTTAGGCAATGAGGGAGCTGGGCTGAATGATGAgaactgtcaaactgtcaaatcAGTGCCCTCAGAAGTCAGAATCTCAGGAGATATCATGAAAATCACTCCTGGACACCCGCAGGGTGAGGCATCAAGAAATATAAAGAGCAAAAGTGATATCTCTTCACTCAAGGGTGCAGAAAAAATGGAACCGCACCCTGCTGATAGCACTGCTTCTACCTCCACAGCTAATGTGGTAGAGAAGACagctgagaaaacaacacattcagcaGTAAAGGAACTTTCTTCTGTTGCTAATGGCAATATCCCCCCGCATCCACAACTCCACACAGTCAAAAACAACGTGGTCGAGAGCAAGCCAAGTCAAACTCCAAAAACATCCACTTCTCCAGAGGCTAATAAGCTAATCCCAGAGCCAAGCCAGCGTTCATCCCCGAAGAAGCTCCATTTTCCACGGGGCCTAAGCAAAGATGATTCTGCAACATGGCAAGACACCCCCTCTAGCTGGCTGGATGTGGACGTTCCCAAGCAGAAACTTAAATCCCCGATGCCAAAACTGAGCTCCTCTATAAGTGAGAGCAACCTTCTAGACACTTCTGGTGAGCTAGATGATGACGATTTCATTGAGAAAATCAAGAATCTCTGCGCTCCATTCTCCCTTCCACCACGTAAACACAACCCACTGCGGCCGCCTCAGCCGCCGTTTGTGATGCCTGCCATCAAGGAGGACCGCTTTGAGAAGACGTTTGACCCTGAGGAGTTTAAGTTTGGCCTGAGTAGAAAGAATAAGTTCACCATAGACACTATCCCAAGCACTTTGGCCAAGCTCCAGAACATGGAGACAAAACTTAGCATAAAGCCTGCCAGGGCTAGTTTGGCAGACAGAAGCATCCTGCTCAGTAGCCTGGACACTAACTCTCGCCTCAAGGAAAAGACCTCTGTCAAAAATGAAGAGGATGTcaaggaagagaaagatgacCAGATCAAAGTGAAGTCCCGTCTGGAGGGGAGCTGTGTCTTTAGTAGCCTCAACTCCTCCTTTAGAGGGAAGAGAAATGGAGTTCAAAAGCAGGAAGAAGGTACCAACTCTGGGGGAGTTTCACCTAGTGAGGCCCCACTGCAAAGCCCACCGCCTGTATCCCAGCCACCCACGCCAAGTCCAACTGCCCTTTCCCCTGCTCCTCTCAAAGACACACTAGCCAAACAGAGCCCTGCCCCAagcaacagagaggaagacCAGGCCGTGAATGCTGTGGTCAGTGACTCAGGTCCTCCACTTCCCTCATTTAACGACATAAAGCTGCCAGACTATTTAGAGAAGTACCTCCCTCGAGAACCAGCTAAACCAGTGCAGAGCATACAAGGACAGGAGAAAGTCACACCCGAG GTTGTTGGAAAAATATCAACTCCAGCACAAAGAAGTGAGGCAGACTCGGCTGTGAAACCAAGTCCGGTGCTTCCTGATGCTGTGCCTCCATCTTTTCCTCAGATTCCTCCGATCACACACCCTACACTCCCTGAGCTGAAGCAGCCTCTGGCTCAGCCAGAGGGGATACTTAATAAAAAA AAAAGAGCTGTCAGAGGATTTCACAAGCGCCCTGGAAAG ATGGTGTTGTTTGAGAAAACTCAGTTCAGCGGCCAAGCGTATGAGATTTACAGAGATGTAGCAGATGCAAGTTCTCTGCAGCTCTCACCTGTCATTTCTGTGAAGGTCATTAGAGGATG TTGGGTGCTCTATGAGAAGCCTGACTTCCAGGGACGCCCAGTCGCCTTGGAAGAGGGGGGCACTGAATTGACAAATATGTGGGCAGAGCCTGGGCTGGAGACAGAACCAATGCTGATCGGCTCCATTCGACTTGCTGTCTGG GATTACAGCATCCCCCATATCGATCTGTTTACTGAACCAGAGGGCCTCGGCAGGGTAACACCTTACCGCGATGACACAATAGAGACGGGCTCATTTGGCATCCCACTCAGCACCGCTTCCATCCAGGTGCACTCCGGGGT gtGGCTGGTATACAGTGACCCCGGTTTCGAGGGCATGTTAGCTGTGCTGGAAGCAGGAGTGTACCCTTTTCCTGAGACCTGGGGCTTCCCGTCACCATTTGTTGGATCGCTTAGACCGCTTAAAATT GGTGGTTTCAAAGTGGAGAATCCCAGTGAAGTCAAG GCCGTGGTGTACGAGAAACCTGGCTTTGAGGGGTCCTGTGTGGAAATTGACAATGAGGTTTTCAGCTTTTGTGAAAGCGAAGGAGGCATGGCTGCAGATGGAGGGAACTTTAACCCAAAGAAACTGAAGACTGTGGGTTCTTTGAAGATCATCGGAGGACT CTGGGTGGGCTACAGCGAGCCTGGGTTTGAGGGACAGCAGCACATCCTGGAAGAAGGAGAGTACCTGGACCCCAGCGACTGGGGCAGCTCAGAGCAGCTTCTGTCACTGCGGCCAATTCTGTCT GATTTCTTGTCTCCACACCTCAAGATGTTCAGCGACAGAGATTTCAGCGAGCGGGGAGTCAACATTGATCTCACGGTGCCTGTTATTAACATGGAAGACACAGGCTATGGCATGAAGACGCATTCAATTGATGTCATCGATGGCGT cTGGGTTGTGTTTGATGAGCCAGGCTTTTGTGGTGAACCCTACATACTGGAGAGAGGAATGTATGGAAGCCCAGAGGACTGGGGGGCACTGCAGCCCAGAGTTGCCTCAGTAATGCCAGTTGTGTTG GATGATTTTGAGAACACAGCCAAGTTTAAG GTGCAGCTTTTCTCTGAACCAGGTTTTCAAGGCCCTGTCCTGGTTCTTGAGGAAAGTGTGTCCTCTCTGGAGGACGGGTTCACTGTGGCCTCCTGCAAGGTTCTGGCTGGCAG CTGGCTGGCGTTTGAGGGCCAGGACTTCGCTGGCAGGATGTATGTGTTGGAAGTGGGGAACTACTCAGACCTGAGAGCAATGGGCTGTGTCCACGCAGGGTCCTCCATCCTGTCACTGCAGACTGTCGgcttt GAGTTCTCACTGCCATCCATCACTCTGTTTGAGCGCTGTGGTCTGCGGGGGAAGAGGGTGATTGTGACTGATGCAACAGTAAACCTTCAGCTGGCTGGAGCCTGCAGCAGAGTCCAGTCTGTGCTAGTGGAAGGAGGCAT CTGGGTATTATATGAGGGAATCAACTATCGGGGATCTCAGATTTTGCTGAAACCTGGTGAGGTGTCTGACTGGCGCAAGCTCAGTAGCTGGCAGAAAATTGGATCCCTCCGCCCTCTCATGCAG AAGCAAGTGCACTTCCGCTTGAGGAACAGACAAACGCGGCTCATGATGTCAGTGACGGGTGATTTGGAAGACGTCAAACTGATGCGGGtgcaggaaacagaggagaCTGGTGGTTACGAGCAGATCTGGTTCTACTACAACGGACACCTCCACTGCAAG ctgctggaggagtgCTGTCTGAGTCCCAGTGGTAGTGTGACGCTGGCAGGAAGCCGAGTGGGTCTCACCCCAGAGCGAGACGACCATCTCTGGAGCATCACCCCTGAGGGCTTTATCTGCTACACCCCCACCTCCAATCTGGTCTTGGAAATCAAAG ggGGACATCACTACGACAAAAACCAAGTGATTCTAAACACACTTGATCCAAAAAAACTGCAACAACGGTGGGATGTGGAGATTATATGA